The window CAGTAATTAAATTTTGACCTCTTCCAGGTACTGATAAGTTAAGTTTTTTAACTAATAGATTGCCTACAAAAATATAAGATAATGCACACAATAATCCTATTACTCACAATCATCCTGGATTTGCAAATACTGCATCTATTCCAGTTCTATTAGCTTCTATAATTTGAAGAGATTTTGGAATTGATAATAAGTAATCTATCAATCCTGCACTAAATCCAAATCCAATTTGGATTCCCATTGCTCCTGTAATAAATGAAAATATTCCTGTTAATAATGCATGAACTCCATATAGTAATGGACTAACAAACATAAATGCAAATTCAATAGGTTCAGTAATTCCAGTTAAGAATGAAACTAAAGCAAGTGGTCCAAAAGTAGATAATACTCTTTGTTTTTGTTCTTTACTTTCTGCATTTCTATAAAACACATAAACCAATGCTGGTAAACCAAACATCATACTAGCAAAAAAACCTGACTGGAATGTACCTGCATTATTTCCTTGTGCTTGTCCATTTAAAAAGATATTAATATCACCATATACAAATTTACTAGGATCACTTGCATCTGGTGCTTGCCCTAATACAAATCAAAATAATGTATTTGGAATGTGGTGTAATCCAAACGGAATTAATAATCTATTTAAAAATGCATATACTCCTGAGATACTAGCATTACTTCATCTATTACCAGTGGCAGAAGATAAACCAAGTGAAATTTGATATAGAATTCAACCTAATCAAGGGAAAATTACTGCATAAATAATTCCATAAAACATCATTCCTAAAATAATAAGAACTGGTAATAATCTTCTTCCTGAAAAGAATCCTAATACTTTTGGTAATTCTACATTGTTAAATCTGTTGTAAACTCAAGCAACAAATACTCCAGATAAAATACCATTTAAAACATTTTGTGAAAGTATTGAATCATATTTGTTTCCAAATAATGCTTGAAAACCTGTTGCATCTGCAGAGACAATTCCAGCATCAATCAAAGATTGATCAATTGGAAATTTAATTTTTCCATAAATTTGTTGGGGTAAGTCTGCACCAGTACTACTCATTAATAAACCAAGTAGGATAATTCCAACCAATGCAGTTAAAGCAGCTTCACCCCGATTATCTTTAGTTAATCCAAATCCTACACCTACTGCAAATAAAATGTGGAGGTTGTTAAATACAGTATTACCAGCTGCTGATAATAATGTTTGCACAAATTTAGCAAATTCAGGAGTATCGGCTGAATTTGGTAATTGTGCACCTAATCTATTTAATATTGCTGCAATTGGTAAAACAGCAATAGGGAATAATAAAGCTTTCCCAAGTCTTCCTAAACTTTCAAAAGTCTTTTTGAAAGAGGAACCAATTTTTGCAAATACTTTATTGCTTTTAAAGCTAACTTTATGATCTTGTTTTACATCTTGAACTAAACCAAATGTTTTTAAATTACTAATGTACATTTATTTGCCTTTCTTTTTCTTATAAGAAACTCAAGTAGTTGTAAAAATAGAAATAGCAAGTACAACAACAGTAGAGAATGTTACAGCAGCAATTACATTTTGTTGATATTTAGCAAGTTCAGTTAAATGTGTAGTTTGATCAATTGTCACAGTTTCTAATGAAGACTTTTGTCAAACAACAAACAATATAATAGTTGCAACTAATAATATTGCCGTAATGATTCATAAAGTAATATATATTTTTTGACCTATAGATAACCTTTTTATTCAAGAACAAAATTTATCATTAATATTTTTTGCTGTTGAAGAAAAATTGTCTATAAAATTTTTCATATATTCCTTTCCAAGATAAAAAATTAATATTTTATTTAACACTAGTCTAAATAACTTATTAAAGAGACATTGTTATCTTATTTTTAATAAATTTACAAATTACATCTCCATTTTTCAGTTTATTACTGATGTGATTTTCAAATTAAAAGAGATAAAAGTGAAACAACAAAAAAATAACATTTATAAAATGTTGCATTATATCAAGTAGAAATTAGTGCCTAAATTTTTCTTTAAAATTAAAAGAAAAATAAAAAAACATAATCAATTTTGATAATCAATTATGTCTTTTGCTTATATTTTATGAATCTTGCTTAGTTAAAGAATTTATCAATTAAATCTTTTCTGCTTGGGTTTTTCATATTGATAGCAGTTTCTAAATCATAACTTACTACTTTAAATTCATCAACACCAATAATTTTGTTATATTGGTTTTCACTAATCATTTTTAAAGCATGTTCAGTCATTAAACTTGCTCTTATCATATCCATTGCAGTTGGATTCCCACCACGTTGTAAATATCCTAAAATATTTTTCTTAACTGATTCTTTTGAATTTGCTTGAATATATTTAATGTATTCTTCAACTGTTGGAATATTTTCAGTACCTAATAATAGTTCAACATAAAGAATTATAATTCCTCTAGAATTAGTTTTTCTTTTTTCATTTATCTTAGCTAATAGTTGTTGTGGTGTATAAAAACTTTCAGGAGTAATTATGATATCAGCTTCAGTTGCAATTCCAGCAAATACAGTTAAATCAATACAATGTCTTCCCATGATTTCAATCATTGCAACATTTGCATGAGAATCCATACATGATTTAATTTCTTTAATTGAATTAACAATTGCATTTAATGATGTATCAAAACCAATTGAATAACTTGTTGAAGCTATATCATTATCAATTGTTCCTGGTAAACCAATAACCTTAATTCCTGATTTAGATAATAATCTAGCTCCTTTATAACTTCCATCTCCTCCAATGACAACTAATGTATCAATCGAATTTTTATGTAAGTTATCAACCATTTGTTTTCTAACTTGTTCATCTAAGATTTCTGGAAATCTAGAAGAATAGATTTTTGTTCCTGGTAAACTTCATCAAGATTTAGTTTCAGTATAATCCGGTTTAACAAATTCATTATCGTAAATTCCTTTATAACCATTTTTTACAAATACAACTTCACAATTGTATTTACTAGCATATGTAATAAATGTACTAAGACATTTATTCATAGTTGATGCATCACCACCAGATGTTAATATTGCGATTTTTTTCATATTTAAATATCCTTAAATAAATTTAATAATCTTTAAAATTATAAATTTAATATTCATATATTAATGAATTTGTTTAATTATTTAATTGCACTCTTTCCACTCAATTGTTTAATAATTTCAGATTCATCCTTTTTAGAAATACCTAAAATTTCAGGATTTGTAGATAATTTATTCATTGCTTTTTTAACAATGAAATACATTAATCAAATGGTAACTGCACTAAAACAAATAAAATTAGCACCAGTAAAAAAGTAAACTAAACTAATTGTTTTAGTTTTTTTTAATTCTGGTAATTGATTAATTTGTTCAAGATTAAATATTTTTTTAACCAATAAAAAAATCTTATAAAAAGACCAAGCAACATAGCAAGTAAAGATTGTTGCCAAAACTGTCAAACAAACTGCAATTATTAAAACTTGCTTATTATCATTAAAGAATTTAGAAATTAACATGATCCACAATGCAATTGAAGCAATTCATGAACCTAGGTTGAATCCAGCAAAAGTAATTAAATTTGTAACTTTAATTTTTATTGTAATTAATGTTTCACAAAATTCTTTTGTATTACTATTCTCTGGAAAATTAAAAAATTTTAAATTTTCATAATGTTCATAGTTTTTTCCATACTTTGCAATGTTTTCATCATTTTCAAAAAGCTTATCCATTTTATTCATACTCTTTAATTATTTCCCTTGTTGTTTGTGTTCTTCTTTTTTCAATTCAATTGCTTGCTTAACGCTTATGACGTTTTTAGGTTTGACAGAAGAAAATATTTCCATTGCTTTTGTAAATGATCCTGTTTCTTTTGCTTTCTCATATAATCAAGTTTTATATTCAACAAACTCTAAGATTTCATTTAATTT is drawn from Malacoplasma penetrans HF-2 and contains these coding sequences:
- a CDS encoding ATP-dependent 6-phosphofructokinase, with protein sequence MKKIAILTSGGDASTMNKCLSTFITYASKYNCEVVFVKNGYKGIYDNEFVKPDYTETKSWWSLPGTKIYSSRFPEILDEQVRKQMVDNLHKNSIDTLVVIGGDGSYKGARLLSKSGIKVIGLPGTIDNDIASTSYSIGFDTSLNAIVNSIKEIKSCMDSHANVAMIEIMGRHCIDLTVFAGIATEADIIITPESFYTPQQLLAKINEKRKTNSRGIIILYVELLLGTENIPTVEEYIKYIQANSKESVKKNILGYLQRGGNPTAMDMIRASLMTEHALKMISENQYNKIIGVDEFKVVSYDLETAINMKNPSRKDLIDKFFN
- a CDS encoding PTS transporter subunit EIIC, whose amino-acid sequence is MYISNLKTFGLVQDVKQDHKVSFKSNKVFAKIGSSFKKTFESLGRLGKALLFPIAVLPIAAILNRLGAQLPNSADTPEFAKFVQTLLSAAGNTVFNNLHILFAVGVGFGLTKDNRGEAALTALVGIILLGLLMSSTGADLPQQIYGKIKFPIDQSLIDAGIVSADATGFQALFGNKYDSILSQNVLNGILSGVFVAWVYNRFNNVELPKVLGFFSGRRLLPVLIILGMMFYGIIYAVIFPWLGWILYQISLGLSSATGNRWSNASISGVYAFLNRLLIPFGLHHIPNTLFWFVLGQAPDASDPSKFVYGDINIFLNGQAQGNNAGTFQSGFFASMMFGLPALVYVFYRNAESKEQKQRVLSTFGPLALVSFLTGITEPIEFAFMFVSPLLYGVHALLTGIFSFITGAMGIQIGFGFSAGLIDYLLSIPKSLQIIEANRTGIDAVFANPGWLWVIGLLCALSYIFVGNLLVKKLNLSVPGRGQNLITESMVKKDNHTDNNKDNKKGLSEKTKKLVLGLGGWENIENYQNCTTRLRYDVKDMSKIDEALLKEGGAIGTKKFQDHHLHVILGPEAELVNDEIINNKNSDLTLNNDNNLVKEKEKQKLALAKPVKVKSPISGTIVFLEDVKDETFSLMGKGVAIIPSENEFIAQDNFEIESFFWTGHAYIAKIKDLDVLVHIGIDTVKINSDKKEGDKLEVFSTKLIDKKNHKISKGEKIIKVDFAKLKKLGYDPTTLFIVLNENLVNNELNLLVKNNQKVNKGDPLFEVKAK